Proteins encoded within one genomic window of Sebastes fasciatus isolate fSebFas1 chromosome 18, fSebFas1.pri, whole genome shotgun sequence:
- the LOC141756266 gene encoding adenosine 5'-monophosphoramidase HINT3-like isoform X1, whose protein sequence is MAENKTQSSTRIDKNCIFCLIANDQDKETEVIIKNNELVCFRDIVPAAPHHYLVVPIQHIHSCFSLNMEHIGLVERMAEMGKAVLHDQGITDMRNISLGFHQPPFISVDHLHLHVLAPSSQIYSYWNYKFIPSTDRFVTEERLRRYLKDKAPSVHGDLCCPC, encoded by the exons ATGGcggaaaacaaaacacaatctaGTACAAGAATTGACAAaaattgtattttctgtttGATAGCCAACGATCAAGACAAAGAAACAGAAGTCATCATAAAG AACAACGAGCTGGTGTGTTTTAGAGACATCGTCCCTGCTGCTCCTCACCATTACCTGGTTGTACCCATACAGCACATACACAGCTGCTTCTCACTGAACATGGAACACATCGGCCTCG TTGAAAGGATGGCTGAAATGGGGAAAGCTGTTCTACACGACCAAGGGATCACTGACATGAGGAACATAAG CCTGGGCTTCCACCAACCTCCCTTCATTTCAGTTGatcacctccacctccatgtGCTCGCCCCCAGCAGCCAAATCTACAGCTACTGGAACTATAAGTTCATTCCAAGCACCGACAGGTTTGTTACT GAAGAACGTCTCCGGAGGTATCTAAAGGATAAAGCTCCATCAGTCCATGGTGATTTGTGTTGTCCATGTTGA
- the ncoa7b gene encoding nuclear receptor coactivator 7 isoform X2 — MEKRDRKPGYFARLKRRRQLKQSQSEKNVTEQSPAIISCPDIPNDSDPNKKTDLQRITAKPPAGSEDGCKSNNQAKREKKRPPGTVDFVVGPDDSLNSIALTFNVTPNKLVQLNKLFSRSIYPGQKLFVPDVSLSETDLKSPSSSDPSFTNGSSEKASHDGIASMSAKSLRRELSPNSEDDSPTTVKFIKMSCKYFTDGMGVVGGVLIVTPNNIMFDPHKSDPLVIEHGCEEYGLICPMEEVVSVALYDDVSRMKLKDALPSPGEWEQLPSERDLNPFSRYEALDPKRPIVLDDIESTLSETASTEGEQTEKSPSDEGFTELEPTVNGSTEEAEGTSSKTPSVVSRDQQELGPSCPGRGDIQDKSILGKTKGKQDDEEDEGVAQNSSIEDVESIKSSSETDKQGDKPTNPEETKDIKPKGTEELLNGAHDEIISAPVDQSRELSLKEASEVRGESSQKRQSPDGPAGGAELSEEERRKKSYEAEVKSWLLERMQAPIEDMLFSSEEKSKIPPMFLCFKVGKPMRKSFATGMTSSPAHSCGARGKQPEYWFAVPQERVDHLYAFFVQWSPDVYGKEAREQGFVLVEKDELDMIDNFFSDPASCSWEIITIDEAKRRQSFGSCDGELSLDALPALSDTSDLLQDTHIEKLACRLPARVQIYPWRLAYSTVKHGTSLKTLYRSLADVDSPVLLVIKDMDNQIFGAFSTHPFRVSEHCYGTGETFLYSFCPEVKVYRWTGENSYFVKGNTDSLQMGGGGGQLGLWLDAELFRGTTTKCATFNNQPLSVQQDFNIHSVEVWTFE, encoded by the exons ATGgaaaagagagacaggaagcCGGGATATTTTGCCAG GCTGAAGAGGCGGCGACAGCTCAAGCAGAGCCAATCAGAGAAGAATGTGACTGAGCAGAGTCCGGCGATCATTTCCTGTCCAGACATCCCAAATGACAGCGACCCCAACAAGAAGACTGACCTACAGAGAATAACAGCAAAGCCACCTGCAGGCTCAG AAGATGGCTGTAAAAGTAACAATCAGGcaaagagggagaagaagaggcCACCAGGAACAGTGGACTTCGTT GTGGGACCTGACGATTCCCTCAACAGCATCGCACTCACGTTCAACGTCACCCCAAACAAACTGGTCCAGCTGAACAAGCTTTTCTCTCGCAGCATCTACCCCGGCCAG aagCTGTTCGTCCCCGATGTGAGCCTGTCAGAAACTGACCTCAAGTCCCCGAGTTCTTCTGATCCCTCCTTCACAAATGGCTCATCAGAGAAAGCATCACAT GACGGCATTGCTAGCATGTCGGCAAAGTCTCTCCGGCGTGAGCTCTCCCCAAACTCGGAGGACGATAGCCCGACAACGGTTAAATTCATCAAGATGagctgcaaatatttcactgatGGCATG GGGGTGGTAGGAGGCGTGCTGATCGTGACACCCAACAACATCATGTTTGACCCCCACAAGTCCGACCCGCTGGTGATCGAGCACGGCTGCGAGGAGTACGGCCTGATCTGCCCCATGGAGGAGGTCGTCTCCGTGGCGCTCTATGACGACGTGTCACGCATGAAGCTCAAAGACGCTCTGCCATC GCCCGGCGAGTGGGAGCAACTGCCGTCAGAGCGAGATCTAAACCCCTTCAGCCGCTATGAAGCCCTCGATCCGAAGCGACCGATCGTCTTGGACGACATCGAATCAACCCTCTCAGAAACGG CGAGCACAGAGGGCGAGCAGACAGAGAAGTCTCCGTCAGACGAAGGCTTCACAGAGTTGGAGCCAACAGTTAACGGGAGCACTGAGGAGGCAGAGGGAACGTCCTCCAAAACACCCAGCGTTGTCAGCAGGGACCAACAGGAACTAGGACCAAGCTGCCCAGGCCGGGGAGACATTCAGGACAAGTCGATTCTTGGTAAAACTAAAGGGAAGcaggatgatgaagaggatgaggGCGTAGCTCAGAACAGCTCCATTGAGGATGTAGAGTCAATAAAATCCTCTTCAGAGACTGATAAACAGGGTGATAAACCTACAAACCCAGAGGAAACCAAAGATATAAAACCTAAAGGGACCGAAGAGCTGCTAAATGGTGCACATGATGAAATAATCAGCGCACCAGTGGACCAAAGCAGGGAACTGAGTCTGAAGGAGGCTTCAGAGGTTCGTGGGGAGTCGAGTCAGAAGAGACAAAGCCCAGACGGACCAGCAGGAGGGGCTGAActcagtgaggaggagagacggaaGAAAAGCTACGAGGCAGAAGTGAAGTCATGGCTGCTGGAGAGGATGCAGGCTCCAATAGAAG ACATGCTTTTCTCATCCGAGGAGAAGAGTAAAATCCCGCCTATGTTCCTGTGCTTCAAAGTGGgaaagccaatgaggaagtccTTTGCCACCGGGATGACCTCTAGTCCCGCCCACTCATGTGGGGCCCGGGGTAAACAGCCAGAGTACTGGTTTGCTGTGCCACAAGAAAG ggTGGACCATCTGTATGCGTTTTTCGTCCAGTGGTCTCCAGATGTGTACGGGAAGGAGGCTCGAGAGCAGGGCTTTGTTCTGGTGGAGAAAGACGAGCTGGACATGATAGACAACTTCTTCAGTGACCCCGCGTCTTGCAGCTGGGAG ATCATCACCATCGACGAGGCGAAGCGCAGGCAGAGTTTCGGCAGCTGTGACGGTGAATTGTCGTTGGATGCGCTGCCCGCACTCAGTGATACCAGTGATCTGCTTCAGGACACGCACATTGAGAAG CTTGCCTGTCGCTTGCCAGCCCGTGTGCAGATTTACCCCTGGAGACTGGCCTACAGCACTGTGAAACACGGGACCAGCCTGAAGACTCTGTACAGGAGCCTGGCAGACGTGGACAGTCCTGTGCTGTTGGTCATCAAAGACATGGATAACCAG ATATTCGGGGCTTTCTCGACTCATCCCTTCAGAGTGAGCGAACACTGCTACGGCACAGGAGAGACATTCCTCTACAGCTTCTGTCCTGAGGTCAAG GTGTACCGCTGGACGGGGGAGAATTCTTACTTTGTGAAGGGCAATACTGATTCTCTgcagatgggaggaggagg CGGTCAGCTGGGTCTGTGGTTGGACGCCGAACTGTTCCGAGGCACCACCACCAAATGCGCCACCTTCAACAACCAGCCACTCTCCGTCCAGCAGGACTTCAACATCCACAGCGTGGAGGTCTGGACCTTCGAGTAG
- the LOC141756266 gene encoding adenosine 5'-monophosphoramidase HINT3-like isoform X2 gives MAENKTQSSTRIDKNCIFCLIANDQDKETEVIIKNNELVCFRDIVPAAPHHYLVVPIQHIHSCFSLNMEHIGLVERMAEMGKAVLHDQGITDMRNISLGFHQPPFISVDHLHLHVLAPSSQIYSYWNYKFIPSTDRKNVSGGI, from the exons ATGGcggaaaacaaaacacaatctaGTACAAGAATTGACAAaaattgtattttctgtttGATAGCCAACGATCAAGACAAAGAAACAGAAGTCATCATAAAG AACAACGAGCTGGTGTGTTTTAGAGACATCGTCCCTGCTGCTCCTCACCATTACCTGGTTGTACCCATACAGCACATACACAGCTGCTTCTCACTGAACATGGAACACATCGGCCTCG TTGAAAGGATGGCTGAAATGGGGAAAGCTGTTCTACACGACCAAGGGATCACTGACATGAGGAACATAAG CCTGGGCTTCCACCAACCTCCCTTCATTTCAGTTGatcacctccacctccatgtGCTCGCCCCCAGCAGCCAAATCTACAGCTACTGGAACTATAAGTTCATTCCAAGCACCGACAG GAAGAACGTCTCCGGAGGTATCTAA
- the ncoa7b gene encoding nuclear receptor coactivator 7 isoform X1 produces the protein MEKRDRKPGYFARLKRRRQLKQSQSEKNVTEQSPAIISCPDIPNDSDPNKKTDLQRITAKPPAGSEDGCKSNNQAKREKKRPPGTVDFVVGPDDSLNSIALTFNVTPNKLVQLNKLFSRSIYPGQKLFVPDVSLSETDLKSPSSSDPSFTNGSSEKASHDGIASMSAKSLRRELSPNSEDDSPTTVKFIKMSCKYFTDGMGVVGGVLIVTPNNIMFDPHKSDPLVIEHGCEEYGLICPMEEVVSVALYDDVSRMKLKDALPSDLPQDLCPVYRPGEWEQLPSERDLNPFSRYEALDPKRPIVLDDIESTLSETASTEGEQTEKSPSDEGFTELEPTVNGSTEEAEGTSSKTPSVVSRDQQELGPSCPGRGDIQDKSILGKTKGKQDDEEDEGVAQNSSIEDVESIKSSSETDKQGDKPTNPEETKDIKPKGTEELLNGAHDEIISAPVDQSRELSLKEASEVRGESSQKRQSPDGPAGGAELSEEERRKKSYEAEVKSWLLERMQAPIEDMLFSSEEKSKIPPMFLCFKVGKPMRKSFATGMTSSPAHSCGARGKQPEYWFAVPQERVDHLYAFFVQWSPDVYGKEAREQGFVLVEKDELDMIDNFFSDPASCSWEIITIDEAKRRQSFGSCDGELSLDALPALSDTSDLLQDTHIEKLACRLPARVQIYPWRLAYSTVKHGTSLKTLYRSLADVDSPVLLVIKDMDNQIFGAFSTHPFRVSEHCYGTGETFLYSFCPEVKVYRWTGENSYFVKGNTDSLQMGGGGGQLGLWLDAELFRGTTTKCATFNNQPLSVQQDFNIHSVEVWTFE, from the exons ATGgaaaagagagacaggaagcCGGGATATTTTGCCAG GCTGAAGAGGCGGCGACAGCTCAAGCAGAGCCAATCAGAGAAGAATGTGACTGAGCAGAGTCCGGCGATCATTTCCTGTCCAGACATCCCAAATGACAGCGACCCCAACAAGAAGACTGACCTACAGAGAATAACAGCAAAGCCACCTGCAGGCTCAG AAGATGGCTGTAAAAGTAACAATCAGGcaaagagggagaagaagaggcCACCAGGAACAGTGGACTTCGTT GTGGGACCTGACGATTCCCTCAACAGCATCGCACTCACGTTCAACGTCACCCCAAACAAACTGGTCCAGCTGAACAAGCTTTTCTCTCGCAGCATCTACCCCGGCCAG aagCTGTTCGTCCCCGATGTGAGCCTGTCAGAAACTGACCTCAAGTCCCCGAGTTCTTCTGATCCCTCCTTCACAAATGGCTCATCAGAGAAAGCATCACAT GACGGCATTGCTAGCATGTCGGCAAAGTCTCTCCGGCGTGAGCTCTCCCCAAACTCGGAGGACGATAGCCCGACAACGGTTAAATTCATCAAGATGagctgcaaatatttcactgatGGCATG GGGGTGGTAGGAGGCGTGCTGATCGTGACACCCAACAACATCATGTTTGACCCCCACAAGTCCGACCCGCTGGTGATCGAGCACGGCTGCGAGGAGTACGGCCTGATCTGCCCCATGGAGGAGGTCGTCTCCGTGGCGCTCTATGACGACGTGTCACGCATGAAGCTCAAAGACGCTCTGCCATC AGACCTACCCCAGGATTTGTGTCCTGTGTACAGGCCCGGCGAGTGGGAGCAACTGCCGTCAGAGCGAGATCTAAACCCCTTCAGCCGCTATGAAGCCCTCGATCCGAAGCGACCGATCGTCTTGGACGACATCGAATCAACCCTCTCAGAAACGG CGAGCACAGAGGGCGAGCAGACAGAGAAGTCTCCGTCAGACGAAGGCTTCACAGAGTTGGAGCCAACAGTTAACGGGAGCACTGAGGAGGCAGAGGGAACGTCCTCCAAAACACCCAGCGTTGTCAGCAGGGACCAACAGGAACTAGGACCAAGCTGCCCAGGCCGGGGAGACATTCAGGACAAGTCGATTCTTGGTAAAACTAAAGGGAAGcaggatgatgaagaggatgaggGCGTAGCTCAGAACAGCTCCATTGAGGATGTAGAGTCAATAAAATCCTCTTCAGAGACTGATAAACAGGGTGATAAACCTACAAACCCAGAGGAAACCAAAGATATAAAACCTAAAGGGACCGAAGAGCTGCTAAATGGTGCACATGATGAAATAATCAGCGCACCAGTGGACCAAAGCAGGGAACTGAGTCTGAAGGAGGCTTCAGAGGTTCGTGGGGAGTCGAGTCAGAAGAGACAAAGCCCAGACGGACCAGCAGGAGGGGCTGAActcagtgaggaggagagacggaaGAAAAGCTACGAGGCAGAAGTGAAGTCATGGCTGCTGGAGAGGATGCAGGCTCCAATAGAAG ACATGCTTTTCTCATCCGAGGAGAAGAGTAAAATCCCGCCTATGTTCCTGTGCTTCAAAGTGGgaaagccaatgaggaagtccTTTGCCACCGGGATGACCTCTAGTCCCGCCCACTCATGTGGGGCCCGGGGTAAACAGCCAGAGTACTGGTTTGCTGTGCCACAAGAAAG ggTGGACCATCTGTATGCGTTTTTCGTCCAGTGGTCTCCAGATGTGTACGGGAAGGAGGCTCGAGAGCAGGGCTTTGTTCTGGTGGAGAAAGACGAGCTGGACATGATAGACAACTTCTTCAGTGACCCCGCGTCTTGCAGCTGGGAG ATCATCACCATCGACGAGGCGAAGCGCAGGCAGAGTTTCGGCAGCTGTGACGGTGAATTGTCGTTGGATGCGCTGCCCGCACTCAGTGATACCAGTGATCTGCTTCAGGACACGCACATTGAGAAG CTTGCCTGTCGCTTGCCAGCCCGTGTGCAGATTTACCCCTGGAGACTGGCCTACAGCACTGTGAAACACGGGACCAGCCTGAAGACTCTGTACAGGAGCCTGGCAGACGTGGACAGTCCTGTGCTGTTGGTCATCAAAGACATGGATAACCAG ATATTCGGGGCTTTCTCGACTCATCCCTTCAGAGTGAGCGAACACTGCTACGGCACAGGAGAGACATTCCTCTACAGCTTCTGTCCTGAGGTCAAG GTGTACCGCTGGACGGGGGAGAATTCTTACTTTGTGAAGGGCAATACTGATTCTCTgcagatgggaggaggagg CGGTCAGCTGGGTCTGTGGTTGGACGCCGAACTGTTCCGAGGCACCACCACCAAATGCGCCACCTTCAACAACCAGCCACTCTCCGTCCAGCAGGACTTCAACATCCACAGCGTGGAGGTCTGGACCTTCGAGTAG